A genomic region of Candidatus Krumholzibacteriota bacterium contains the following coding sequences:
- a CDS encoding DNRLRE domain-containing protein, whose protein sequence is MPFTIRARQAAARTVLIAAALAIAACGSDDPAGPVAEERDTTRVAFQDGLLPSALYAGTRDAAIKDGPTEEIRGGNFGTAALDTLGTREAGDGFFESRVLVRFDLASLTNCWYVVSADLAVWIESIDEPFVASLYETTVPGFVPGTWVEGTGGAAGGVSWNTIDGLVPWNVQGGDTAGGVIAQATIAPGDTAAVFTLPASLVQSWISIPASNHGVALRAAYPAPGASAVVRMRESGAPARRPALSIVYIRYG, encoded by the coding sequence ATGCCGTTCACCATCCGCGCCCGACAGGCCGCCGCCAGGACGGTCCTCATCGCCGCCGCGCTCGCGATAGCCGCCTGCGGGAGCGACGATCCGGCCGGTCCCGTGGCCGAGGAGCGCGACACCACGCGCGTCGCCTTCCAGGACGGGCTGCTTCCCTCCGCCCTCTACGCCGGCACGCGCGACGCGGCGATCAAGGATGGTCCGACCGAGGAGATCCGCGGCGGCAACTTCGGCACGGCCGCCCTCGACACGCTCGGAACGCGCGAGGCTGGCGACGGTTTCTTCGAGAGCCGCGTCCTTGTGAGATTCGACCTCGCCTCCCTCACCAACTGCTGGTACGTCGTCTCCGCCGATCTCGCCGTCTGGATCGAATCGATCGACGAACCTTTCGTCGCGAGTCTCTACGAGACGACCGTCCCCGGCTTCGTGCCGGGCACGTGGGTCGAGGGAACGGGAGGAGCGGCCGGCGGAGTCTCCTGGAACACGATCGACGGCCTCGTGCCGTGGAACGTGCAGGGAGGGGATACGGCGGGCGGCGTGATCGCGCAGGCGACGATCGCGCCGGGGGACACGGCGGCGGTCTTCACGCTCCCCGCATCGCTCGTCCAGTCGTGGATCTCGATCCCCGCGTCGAACCACGGCGTGGCGCTCCGCGCCGCCTATCCCGCCCCGGGGGCGTCGGCGGTCGTTCGGATGCGCGAATCGGGCGCCCCGGCGCGCCGGCCGGCCCTCTCGATCGTCTACATCCGATACGGGTGA
- a CDS encoding MFS transporter, translated as MELFERGAYYGLNAVLAIYLSGKVADGGLGFREDMVGLLQGFVYAVTYVFPILGGALADRYGYRRMLLAAFSLLTAGYFISGHVTSYGIIFASLLLMATGSGLFKPIISGTIARSTTEKNSGFGFGVYYWMINLGALVAPLVAGWLYRGFSWRWVFIASSLYCFAMLIPTIFIYRDPPKPKSTKSLGEVLGGAIMVLSDARFMLLIFVYSCFWILYFQNFGSVLWYLRDFIDPAPVNRFFARIGLGGFALGPEHVTVINAGTIVVLQVLVNLVVKRFKALPTMVGGVLIGALGFLVLASSQHAWIFILGIAVFSIGEMTCHPKYYSYIGLVAPQDKKAVYMGYAFLYGVIGSLVGSNVGGEAYNAILKPLLRRPDFNPALGMLSPEIVSTLRNFWLVFAVLGVATMLLLLLYNRVFGEDTTATRAKARGAMFFIYGLLIVLSGLMPWFVWRSKGLIPPKTWIQAFIMLSIGVGGLFTLLRKPREETA; from the coding sequence ATGGAGCTCTTCGAGCGGGGGGCCTACTACGGCCTCAACGCCGTCCTCGCCATCTACCTGTCCGGCAAGGTCGCCGACGGCGGCCTCGGTTTCCGGGAGGACATGGTCGGGCTGCTCCAGGGCTTCGTCTACGCCGTCACGTACGTCTTCCCGATCCTCGGGGGGGCGCTCGCCGACCGCTACGGCTACCGCCGGATGCTTTTGGCGGCATTCTCGCTCCTCACCGCCGGATATTTCATCTCCGGTCACGTGACGAGCTACGGCATCATCTTCGCCTCCCTGCTCCTCATGGCCACAGGCTCCGGCCTCTTCAAGCCGATCATCTCGGGGACGATCGCCCGGTCGACGACCGAGAAGAACTCGGGATTCGGGTTCGGGGTCTACTACTGGATGATCAACCTCGGCGCCCTCGTCGCGCCGCTCGTGGCCGGCTGGCTCTACCGCGGCTTCTCCTGGCGGTGGGTCTTCATCGCCAGCTCCCTCTACTGCTTCGCGATGCTGATCCCCACGATCTTCATCTACCGCGACCCGCCGAAGCCGAAGAGCACGAAATCGCTCGGCGAGGTGCTCGGCGGCGCGATCATGGTCCTCTCCGACGCGCGGTTCATGCTCCTCATCTTCGTCTACTCCTGCTTCTGGATCCTCTACTTCCAGAATTTCGGCTCGGTGCTCTGGTACCTGCGCGACTTCATCGATCCGGCGCCGGTGAACCGCTTCTTCGCCCGGATCGGGCTCGGCGGGTTCGCCCTCGGGCCCGAGCACGTCACGGTGATCAACGCGGGCACGATCGTGGTGCTGCAGGTCCTCGTCAACCTCGTCGTCAAGCGCTTCAAGGCGCTGCCGACGATGGTGGGCGGCGTGCTGATCGGCGCGCTCGGCTTCCTCGTGCTCGCCTCATCGCAGCACGCGTGGATCTTCATCCTCGGTATCGCCGTCTTCTCGATCGGCGAGATGACCTGCCATCCAAAGTACTACAGCTACATCGGCCTCGTCGCCCCGCAGGACAAGAAGGCCGTCTACATGGGATACGCATTCCTCTACGGCGTGATCGGCTCGCTCGTCGGCTCGAACGTCGGCGGCGAGGCCTACAACGCCATCCTCAAGCCGCTCCTGCGCCGACCGGACTTCAACCCGGCCCTCGGGATGCTCTCGCCGGAGATCGTCTCGACGCTCAGGAACTTCTGGCTCGTCTTCGCCGTCCTCGGCGTGGCGACGATGCTGCTGCTGCTGCTCTACAACCGGGTCTTCGGCGAGGACACGACGGCGACGCGGGCGAAAGCCCGCGGGGCGATGTTCTTCATCTACGGGCTGCTGATCGTCCTCTCCGGCCTGATGCCCTGGTTTGTCTGGCGCTCGAAGGGCCTGATCCCGCCGAAGACGTGGATCCAGGCGTTCATCATGCTCTCGATCGGCGTCGGCGGGCTCTTCACCCTCCTTCGCAAGCCTCGGGAGGAAACGGCATGA
- a CDS encoding FHA domain-containing protein — protein sequence MTITNGCFAGLEIAIRKDATTLGSSVDNDICLDHAFVAGQHAVIRRRGGGYQIEDLNTRHGTALNGREIHRNDLQNNDRIRIGNFELRFHC from the coding sequence TTGACGATCACGAATGGCTGCTTTGCCGGCCTCGAGATCGCCATCCGGAAGGACGCCACGACCCTGGGATCCTCCGTCGACAACGACATCTGTCTCGACCACGCCTTCGTCGCCGGGCAGCACGCCGTCATCCGGCGCCGGGGCGGCGGCTACCAGATCGAGGATCTGAACACCCGTCACGGAACGGCGCTGAACGGCCGGGAGATTCACCGGAACGACCTGCAGAACAACGACCGGATCCGGATCGGGAATTTCGAGCTCCGCTTCCACTGCTGA
- a CDS encoding mechanosensitive ion channel family protein, with translation MQQYLHLVYGWLLSSGLRILVIVVGSFIVIRLFSLLIRRSKRRIESMHAEDIERQKRAETLGRILETTMRIVVLTAVLLMILKEIGIDIGPLLAGAGVVGLAVGFGGQSLVKDVIGGFFILLENHMNVGDVVEIAGKSGLVESINLRVTTLRDLEGKVHVVPNGEITTLTNMTKEWSRALVEIGVAYKEDIDMVIGILGEVAAEMREDAEYGPMMLEPLEVLGLDSFGDSSVNIKVMMKTLPIKQWAVAREFRRRVKKTFDERGIEIPFPHVTLYMGEGENTGVLTVANRRSPDTEGGA, from the coding sequence ATGCAGCAGTATCTCCATCTCGTATACGGATGGCTGCTCTCGAGCGGCCTGCGGATCCTCGTGATCGTCGTGGGATCGTTCATCGTGATCCGCCTCTTCTCGCTCCTGATCCGGCGGTCGAAGCGCCGCATCGAGTCGATGCACGCCGAGGACATCGAGCGCCAGAAGCGGGCCGAGACCCTCGGGCGGATCCTCGAGACGACGATGCGCATCGTCGTGCTGACCGCCGTCCTGCTCATGATCCTCAAGGAGATCGGGATCGACATCGGGCCGCTCCTGGCCGGCGCGGGGGTCGTCGGCCTCGCCGTCGGCTTCGGCGGGCAGAGCCTCGTCAAGGACGTCATCGGCGGCTTCTTCATCCTCCTCGAGAACCACATGAACGTGGGGGACGTCGTCGAGATCGCCGGCAAGAGCGGCCTCGTCGAGTCGATCAACCTCCGAGTGACGACGCTCCGCGATCTCGAGGGGAAGGTCCACGTGGTGCCGAACGGGGAGATCACCACCCTCACCAACATGACGAAGGAATGGTCGCGGGCCCTCGTCGAGATCGGCGTCGCATACAAGGAGGACATCGACATGGTGATCGGCATCCTCGGCGAGGTGGCGGCGGAAATGAGGGAGGACGCCGAGTACGGACCGATGATGCTCGAGCCCCTCGAGGTGCTCGGCCTCGATTCCTTCGGCGATTCCTCGGTGAACATCAAGGTGATGATGAAGACGCTGCCGATCAAGCAATGGGCGGTCGCGAGGGAATTCCGCCGCCGCGTGAAGAAGACGTTCGACGAGCGGGGGATCGAGATCCCCTTCCCGCACGTCACCCTCTACATGGGAGAGGGCGAGAACACCGGCGTTCTCACCGTGGCGAATCGTCGATCGCCGGACACGGAAGGCGGCGCGTAG